The Laspinema palackyanum D2c nucleotide sequence TCAGCCAAGTAATGCGGAAACGACTGAAGTCGTTACTACAAGCTGGGGATGATAACGACTGAAGTCGTTACTACGAACTATTGAAGATAACGACTGAAGTCGTTACTACAAACGGCCCCATTTTTCCTCTAAACCTGTGGGTTTTTGTCGAGTTTTAAAAATTTGCAGCAGAAAGGGCACCGACGACTGGCCGTGTTTCGTCTCGGTGCCCTTATCTGGTTCGCTCCTCACACACCTGTTAATATATCGAACCCAAGCGGATTTGTCACCCCCCTCAACAAACTTTCTTGAGAATTTTGTGACATTTTTTTGAGTTCAGTTTCTCAGACGGAGGGCTATGGGCTAAAGTTCCCAAGGGGCCCAACTGCTTAAGTCTTTTTCTAGCAAGCGTTTCAGTAATTTTTGGGTGATGAAAATCAACCCCAATCTGCCTTGGGCTAAATCAGGGTCCTGGGATTGTACAGAGCCCAAAATTTGACATTGAGCGTAAAAAGTCAGGAAATCCTGACTTAAGAGGGTGGCAACAGAAAATCGGCTAGTCATTTGGGTGGGAGAAAGGGGAAAACTGAGGGCGTCTACGGTGGCGATCGCCCGGGAAATTAAGGCGCGTTCGGCAGGATGATGGGGCTTGAGGTGGGTTGGGGACTCCAACCAGGGGAGCGGGTCTGGTGCAGTCACCGAACCCATACCCGGATGGGCGGGGGTTTTTAGGGTAATCAGGCCCTCTCGGTGGGCCAACTGTAACAGGGCGCAACACCGGGCATGGGCATACTGAATCGGAAATAAATCCGCGGACCCCGAGGGGGGCAAGGGTCCCGGGTCCGGAGTGGGGTCCGGTTGGAAGTCCCAAAGGAGGGCCTGTTGTAACCAAATCGCAATCCCAGGGTCGGTGAGTTCTAGGTACAGTTTGCCCGGAGGAACCACGCTCAGGATCCAGTGGTTGGCCCTAATGGGAAATGCTAGGTTTAAGGGCCTGGAGTCGGAGAAACCCTGGGCGATCGCCTGGGTAATTTCCATCAGGGGCATAGACCCCTGTTTCGCCAGTTGTAGGGCGACTGGGGAAATATAAAGGATCCGTTGGGAATCTTTGGCGCGATAGAGGGGGATAGACTGGGGCCTAGTCAAAGGTGAGGGGATGGCTTGTTGGAGTCGGGCTAAAAGTTGCGGGGCGATCGCCAAGGGTTCAACCATGATCCAGTCAGGGGGTGAGAGCGTCAGTTCATCGGGTCCAGTGGGGTCCCCAGACTCATTCGATCGCCGAAAGCTCGCCCATCCATCACCGGACAAAACTGGGCAAAAAGTAACCGGACAAGTCTGAGGGGGGTAAGTAATATGGGCTACCGTAATTCTTGGATCCCAGCTTATTTTATATGAACCGAGAACTCTTCAAGGGCGATCGCTCCAAACCGATAACAGATTATTCTGAACTCTGTGCTCTCTTACCTCCCTTCACCCTGTTTCAGGGGCGAGTCGGTTTAGCATCTGGGAATCGAGAAGGCTACGGGTGGGGCAAAAACCGCCTATTTTTATGCGGTTGACCCCGACTCATTGTCAACGTTATCAACGATTTTTAACAGTTTATGACGTTTGAGAAAAGGGAGTATTTGCATCGCCACCGCATCATCTGCTTTGGTGCGTCGAGCCAAACCCTGCCAAAATTTTAGGTATGTATTCATCTGAACCGGACCAACCCTCTCGGCCTTTTTTAACTCACCAACCGATTTTGGAGTGGGCTGAACAACATTATCGATGTCGAACCTTTCGGAAAGAAGAACGAATTCCCACCCGTCCTGGATTAGTATATTTAGTGATATCCGGTTCCGTCCGGTTGGTGGGAGTTACCAAAGATAGCTCCAATTCCCTCCGGGTTTCATCCCGGAACAGGACCGGGGATAATTTTTCTGACACCGACTTACCCCCAGTGGCAGTTGGCACCCCTTCGCGATCGCCTAAGCTCTCCCCGACCCCTGGGGAATTTCCGGCTCAAGGCTTGAAACTCAATACCCTCCCCGTCCTAGGGGAAGACAAAGGGGAAAACGCCGAAACTTTTTTAGGGTTTGTGAGCCAGGGGCAACCCTTTGAAGTAGTCAGCGAGACGTTTTTTACCTTTGAAGCCTACGCTCACATTGATCAAACCGCTGTGATGTGGATGTACTGGCCGGATTTAGATCAGTGGCCGTTATTTCGACAACAGGTCCTGGATGCGTTTCGGTATCAACACCAGCGCAAGCTGCTGTGGCTGGGAATTTTGGGGCAGCGACGGACGATCGCCAGACTGTTGGGATTTTTGACGTTACTGATTGAAGAACATGGTCAAGGGATTGGGGATGATCCACAAGGAGAGGGGGTGAGTGGGTATTACCTGCCTTGGAATTTAACTCACGCTCAGATTGGCAGCGCGATCGGTTCAACTCGGGTAACCGTGACGCGATTAATGGGCAAATTACGGGCGGAAGGGTTGATTCGAGTCGGGGAAAGTCACTTAATTGGGTTACCGCCCCGATAACGGGTTCTTGCCAGTTTAAACCCACACCGGGGGTAGCATTCCATTGGGAAAGGGTGTGGGTTCTGACAACAAGAACCCAGTTCCGGATTAGACGGTTCCATTTTTGAGGGCATCGAGGAGAA carries:
- a CDS encoding DALR anticodon-binding domain-containing protein, with product MVEPLAIAPQLLARLQQAIPSPLTRPQSIPLYRAKDSQRILYISPVALQLAKQGSMPLMEITQAIAQGFSDSRPLNLAFPIRANHWILSVVPPGKLYLELTDPGIAIWLQQALLWDFQPDPTPDPGPLPPSGSADLFPIQYAHARCCALLQLAHREGLITLKTPAHPGMGSVTAPDPLPWLESPTHLKPHHPAERALISRAIATVDALSFPLSPTQMTSRFSVATLLSQDFLTFYAQCQILGSVQSQDPDLAQGRLGLIFITQKLLKRLLEKDLSSWAPWEL
- a CDS encoding Crp/Fnr family transcriptional regulator, with the protein product MYSSEPDQPSRPFLTHQPILEWAEQHYRCRTFRKEERIPTRPGLVYLVISGSVRLVGVTKDSSNSLRVSSRNRTGDNFSDTDLPPVAVGTPSRSPKLSPTPGEFPAQGLKLNTLPVLGEDKGENAETFLGFVSQGQPFEVVSETFFTFEAYAHIDQTAVMWMYWPDLDQWPLFRQQVLDAFRYQHQRKLLWLGILGQRRTIARLLGFLTLLIEEHGQGIGDDPQGEGVSGYYLPWNLTHAQIGSAIGSTRVTVTRLMGKLRAEGLIRVGESHLIGLPPR